A single Rhinolophus ferrumequinum isolate MPI-CBG mRhiFer1 chromosome 20, mRhiFer1_v1.p, whole genome shotgun sequence DNA region contains:
- the LOC117012103 gene encoding L-lactate dehydrogenase A chain-like isoform X2 — translation MATLKDQLIVNLLKEEQSPQNKITVVGVGAVGMACAISILMKDLADELALVDVIKDKLKGEMMDLQHGSLFLRTPKIVSGKDYNVTANSKLVIITAGPRQQEGESRLHLVQRHVNIFTFIIPNVVKYSPNCKVLIVSNPVDILTYVAWKISGFPKNRVIGSGCNLDSARFRYLIGERLGVHPSSCHGWVLGEHGDSSVPVWSGVKFAGVSLKSLYPNLGTDADKEQWKECRYTLGDPKRAAVLKSSNVVPLHCLGYNRILVGGCAYCPFYLICTKAVVLLRQPRKNINFLKLAVGMVHKTLRLHPDAGWHLSRPNLVSVE, via the exons ATGGCAACTCTCAAGGATCAGCTGATTGTGAATCTTCTTAAGGAAGAACAAAGCCCCCAGAATAAGATTACAGTCGTTGGGGTTGGTGCTGTTGGCATGGCCTGTGCCATCAGTATCCTAATGAAGGACTTGGCAGATGAACTTGCTCTTGTTGatgtcataaaagacaaattGAAGGGAGAGATGATGGATCTCCAACATGGCAGCCTTTTCCTTAGAACACCAAAGATTGTCTCCGGCAAAGATTATAATGTGACTGCAAACTCCAAGCTGGTGATTATCACAGCTGGGCCACGTCAGCAAGAGGGAGAAAGCCGTCTTCATTTGGTCCAGCGTCACGTGAACATCTTTACATTCATCATTCCTAATGTTGTCAAATACAGCCCCAACTGCAAAGTGCTTATTGTTTCCAATCCAGTGGACATCTTGACCTATGTGGCTTGGAAGATTAGTGGCTTTCCCAAAAACCGTGTTATTGGAAGTGGTTGCAATCTGGATTCAGCCCGGTTCCGTTATCTCATAGGGGAAAGGCTGGGAGTTCACCCATCAAGCTGTCATGGGTGGGTCCTTGGGGAGCATGGAGACTCGAGTGTGCCTGTATGGAGTGGAGTGAAATTTGCTGGTGTCTCCCTGAAGTCTCTGTACCCTAATTTAGGTACTGATGCTGATAAGGAACAGTGGAAAGAA TGCAGATACACTTTGGGGGATCCAAAAAGAGCTGCAGTTTTAAAGTCTTCTAATGTCGTGCCACTTCACTGTCTAGGATACAACAGGATTTTAGTTGGAGGTTGTGCATATTGTCCTTTTTATCTGATTTGTACTAAAGCAGTAGTATTATTAAGGCAGCCTAGGAAAAACATCAATTTCCTCAAGTTAGCAGTAGGAATGGTTCATAAAACCCTGCGGCTACATCCTGATGCTGGATGGCACTTATCTCGTCCTAACCTGGTTAGTGTGGAATAG
- the LOC117012103 gene encoding L-lactate dehydrogenase A chain-like isoform X1: MATLKDQLIVNLLKEEQSPQNKITVVGVGAVGMACAISILMKDLADELALVDVIKDKLKGEMMDLQHGSLFLRTPKIVSGKDYNVTANSKLVIITAGPRQQEGESRLHLVQRHVNIFTFIIPNVVKYSPNCKVLIVSNPVDILTYVAWKISGFPKNRVIGSGCNLDSARFRYLIGERLGVHPSSCHGWVLGEHGDSSVPVWSGVKFAGVSLKSLYPNLGTDADKEQWKEVHKQVVDSAYEVIKLKGYTSWAIGLSVADLAESMMKNLRRVHPISTMIKGLYGIKDDVFLSAPCILGQNGISDVVKVILTPEEEARLKKSADTLWGIQKELQF, from the coding sequence ATGGCAACTCTCAAGGATCAGCTGATTGTGAATCTTCTTAAGGAAGAACAAAGCCCCCAGAATAAGATTACAGTCGTTGGGGTTGGTGCTGTTGGCATGGCCTGTGCCATCAGTATCCTAATGAAGGACTTGGCAGATGAACTTGCTCTTGTTGatgtcataaaagacaaattGAAGGGAGAGATGATGGATCTCCAACATGGCAGCCTTTTCCTTAGAACACCAAAGATTGTCTCCGGCAAAGATTATAATGTGACTGCAAACTCCAAGCTGGTGATTATCACAGCTGGGCCACGTCAGCAAGAGGGAGAAAGCCGTCTTCATTTGGTCCAGCGTCACGTGAACATCTTTACATTCATCATTCCTAATGTTGTCAAATACAGCCCCAACTGCAAAGTGCTTATTGTTTCCAATCCAGTGGACATCTTGACCTATGTGGCTTGGAAGATTAGTGGCTTTCCCAAAAACCGTGTTATTGGAAGTGGTTGCAATCTGGATTCAGCCCGGTTCCGTTATCTCATAGGGGAAAGGCTGGGAGTTCACCCATCAAGCTGTCATGGGTGGGTCCTTGGGGAGCATGGAGACTCGAGTGTGCCTGTATGGAGTGGAGTGAAATTTGCTGGTGTCTCCCTGAAGTCTCTGTACCCTAATTTAGGTACTGATGCTGATAAGGAACAGTGGAAAGAAGTTCACAAACAGGTGGTTGACAGTGCTTATGAGGTGATCAAACTGAAAGGCTACACATCCTGGGCCATTGGACTATCCGTGGCAGATTTGGCAGAAAGTATGATGAAGAATCTTAGGCGGGTGCATCCAATTTCCACCATGATTAAGGGTCTCTATGGAATAAAAGATGACGTCTTCCTTAGTGCTCCTTGCATCTTGGGACAGAATGGAATCTCAGATGTGGTGAAGGTGATTCTGACACCTGAGGAAGAGGCCCGTTTGAAGAAGAGTGCAGATACACTTTGGGGGATCCAAAAAGAGCTGCAGTTTTAA